One genomic segment of Rhizobium viscosum includes these proteins:
- a CDS encoding ABC transporter substrate-binding protein: protein MKKALITSVALAALFPLGAAAQERTLTISVYAFAQDDYKTIVYDPFEAKCGCKLVVETGNSVERIAKMEANKANPVVDLAAVSMADGLAASRAGLIDKVDASKLENFSKLYDVAKDPNGDGMSVGYTFYATSIAYRSDKMKIESWADLLKPEYVGHVAFPNVTTNQGPPALYMLGLALGKDTPDLKAPIEALGEKKDEIVTFYEKSSQLVQLMQQEEIWAAPIGRFSWAGFTKLDVPVAWATPKEGQTGGMNVLVLTKGSKNQDLALQFMDFWLSTEVQTKLAEKLIDSPANKEVKVSDQVANNITYGEETAKSLKLISSAAALDNRNGWLKEWNEKVGQ from the coding sequence ATGAAGAAAGCCCTGATTACATCGGTGGCGCTGGCCGCCCTATTCCCGCTTGGTGCCGCTGCGCAGGAGCGGACATTGACCATTTCCGTCTATGCTTTCGCGCAGGATGACTACAAGACGATCGTCTACGATCCCTTCGAAGCCAAGTGCGGCTGCAAGCTTGTCGTCGAAACCGGCAATAGCGTCGAACGCATCGCCAAGATGGAAGCCAACAAGGCCAATCCGGTGGTCGATCTCGCCGCCGTCTCCATGGCTGACGGCCTTGCGGCTTCCCGCGCCGGCCTGATCGACAAGGTCGATGCGTCCAAGCTCGAAAATTTCTCCAAGCTCTATGATGTCGCCAAGGATCCGAACGGCGACGGCATGAGCGTCGGCTACACGTTTTACGCCACCTCGATCGCCTATCGCTCCGACAAGATGAAGATCGAGTCCTGGGCCGATCTCTTGAAGCCAGAATATGTTGGTCACGTCGCCTTCCCGAACGTCACGACCAACCAGGGCCCGCCGGCGCTCTATATGCTTGGCCTCGCGCTCGGCAAGGACACACCTGATCTGAAGGCACCGATCGAAGCGCTTGGCGAAAAGAAGGACGAGATCGTCACCTTCTATGAAAAGTCCTCCCAGCTCGTGCAGCTGATGCAGCAGGAAGAAATCTGGGCCGCTCCGATCGGCCGCTTCTCCTGGGCAGGCTTCACCAAGCTCGACGTTCCCGTTGCCTGGGCAACACCGAAGGAGGGGCAGACGGGTGGCATGAACGTGCTGGTCCTGACCAAGGGCTCGAAGAACCAGGATCTCGCTCTGCAGTTCATGGACTTCTGGCTCTCGACCGAAGTCCAGACCAAGCTCGCCGAAAAGCTGATCGACAGCCCGGCGAACAAGGAAGTCAAGGTCTCCGACCAGGTCGCCAACAACATCACCTATGGCGAAGAAACCGCCAAGAGCCTGAAACTCATCTCCTCCGCAGCCGCCCTCGACAATCGTAATGGCTGGCTGAAGGAATGGAACGAAAAGGTCGGCCAGTAA
- a CDS encoding adenine deaminase → MTATPRQEPADLNEPALRARAVAAARGDAPFDVLVTGGRILDAITGLIREADIGLVGALIASVHTPASRMDATNVIDATGSIVSPGLIDTHMHIESSMVTPAEYAEAVLPRGVTTIVWDPHEFGNVHGLDGVRWAIEASRNLPLRMILLAPSCVPSAPGLELAGADFDAGVIAELLRSPAIGGVAEVMNMRGVIDGDPRMTDIVNAGLVAGKLVCGHARGLEGADLNAFMAAGVTSDHELTSGADLLQKLAAGMTIELRGSHDHLLKEFVDALNGIGHLPPTVTLCTDDVFPDELYQNGGLDDVVRRLVRYGMRPEWALQAATFNAAQRLKRSDLGLIAAGRRADLVLFEDMSEFKTRAVIANGRLIAENGMIRDRLPSFDAGPLMQSVKLVPLAEDDFRIPANGSKVRLATIDRPRFTQWGEAQADVRDGFVVPPAGSAMIAVAHRHGLADDKPRVGFLTGWSEWRGAFCTTVSHDSHNLTVFGGNAGDMALAANAVIDAGGGMAVAKDGHIEALLPLPLSGLVSDASLQETAEGFAAIRKAMEKIVDWKPPYLVFKACFGATLACNIGPHQTDRGIADVITGKVLESPVLETF, encoded by the coding sequence ATGACTGCAACTCCGCGCCAGGAACCCGCCGATCTCAACGAGCCCGCCTTACGCGCCCGTGCCGTCGCTGCGGCCCGCGGCGATGCTCCCTTCGATGTGCTTGTGACCGGCGGCCGTATCCTTGATGCGATCACCGGCCTGATCCGCGAAGCCGATATCGGCCTAGTCGGCGCTTTGATCGCAAGTGTTCACACGCCGGCAAGCCGCATGGACGCTACCAACGTAATCGACGCAACCGGCAGCATCGTCTCTCCCGGTCTCATCGATACGCACATGCATATTGAAAGCTCTATGGTCACGCCGGCTGAATATGCTGAAGCCGTGTTGCCGCGCGGCGTGACGACGATTGTCTGGGATCCGCATGAATTCGGCAATGTCCATGGCCTGGACGGAGTACGCTGGGCGATCGAAGCTTCGCGCAATCTGCCGTTGCGCATGATCCTGCTTGCCCCTTCCTGCGTTCCCTCCGCCCCCGGCCTGGAGCTCGCCGGTGCAGATTTCGATGCCGGCGTCATCGCCGAACTGCTGCGCTCGCCGGCGATCGGTGGCGTCGCGGAAGTGATGAACATGCGCGGTGTCATCGATGGCGATCCGCGCATGACTGATATCGTCAATGCCGGTCTTGTTGCAGGAAAGCTCGTCTGCGGTCATGCCCGCGGACTGGAGGGTGCTGACCTCAACGCCTTTATGGCAGCCGGCGTCACTTCCGACCATGAACTCACTTCGGGCGCCGATCTGCTGCAGAAGCTGGCGGCCGGAATGACGATCGAGTTGCGCGGCTCGCACGATCATCTGCTGAAGGAATTTGTCGATGCGTTGAACGGTATCGGCCACCTTCCACCGACCGTCACGCTCTGCACCGACGATGTCTTCCCCGATGAACTTTATCAGAATGGCGGCCTCGACGACGTCGTGCGTCGCCTCGTGCGCTACGGCATGCGCCCGGAATGGGCATTACAAGCCGCTACCTTCAACGCCGCACAACGCCTGAAGCGCTCCGACCTCGGGCTCATCGCCGCCGGGCGCCGAGCCGATCTCGTGCTGTTCGAGGACATGAGTGAATTCAAGACCCGCGCCGTCATCGCCAACGGTCGCCTAATCGCCGAAAATGGCATGATCAGGGATCGCCTTCCGTCGTTCGACGCCGGGCCGCTCATGCAATCGGTCAAGCTCGTACCGCTTGCCGAAGACGATTTCCGCATTCCCGCCAACGGCAGCAAAGTACGCCTCGCAACAATCGATCGCCCGCGCTTTACCCAATGGGGTGAAGCCCAAGCAGACGTTCGCGACGGCTTCGTCGTGCCACCCGCCGGCAGCGCCATGATAGCCGTCGCGCACCGTCATGGGCTTGCAGACGACAAACCGCGTGTCGGCTTCCTGACTGGCTGGAGTGAGTGGCGCGGCGCCTTCTGCACGACGGTCTCGCATGACAGCCACAACCTCACCGTTTTCGGCGGAAATGCCGGCGACATGGCGCTTGCCGCCAATGCCGTCATTGACGCCGGCGGCGGCATGGCCGTCGCAAAGGACGGCCACATCGAGGCCCTGCTGCCCCTGCCGCTCTCCGGCCTCGTGAGCGATGCCTCCCTGCAGGAAACTGCCGAAGGCTTTGCCGCGATCCGCAAGGCGATGGAAAAAATCGTTGACTGGAAGCCGCCCTATCTGGTCTTCAAGGCCTGCTTTGGCGCGACCCTTGCCTGCAATATCGGCCCACACCAGACTGACCGCGGCATTGCCGACGTCATCACCGGCAAGGTGCTGGAAAGCCCCGTGCTGGAAACGTTTTGA
- a CDS encoding ABC transporter permease codes for MFQNRAEALALTLPAAIFAALVFLLPVAILLSEGFRSGGAWTLAAYTDFFSETLNRTVFFRTFRLGLEVTAVSAVIGYAAAFAIVNLPPKGKGRMIGLITLPLMISPVARTYAWIVILGRTGIVNEAITGLGLSPEPLRLLFTETAVFIGLLQLFLPLMILSLISALENMPKDAIPAARVLGANWFQVFWKVILPLTKEGLVVGGTLVFTGSLTAYITPAILGGSKVLMLETLLYQQVSVANNFISASVIAFILIVMSFAANILLKRLATARNGR; via the coding sequence ATGTTCCAGAACCGCGCAGAAGCCTTGGCGCTTACCCTGCCGGCAGCGATCTTCGCCGCCCTGGTTTTTCTGCTGCCAGTCGCGATCCTGCTTTCGGAAGGTTTTCGCAGTGGTGGAGCCTGGACGCTTGCCGCCTATACCGATTTCTTCTCCGAAACGCTGAACCGCACCGTCTTCTTCCGCACCTTCCGGCTCGGCCTCGAAGTGACGGCTGTTTCGGCCGTTATCGGTTATGCCGCCGCCTTCGCGATCGTCAATCTTCCTCCGAAGGGCAAGGGCCGAATGATCGGCCTCATCACCCTGCCGCTGATGATTTCGCCGGTCGCGCGCACCTATGCCTGGATTGTCATTCTCGGCCGCACCGGTATCGTCAATGAAGCCATCACCGGTCTCGGTCTCAGTCCGGAGCCGCTGCGCCTGCTCTTCACCGAAACCGCCGTCTTCATCGGCTTGCTGCAGCTTTTCCTGCCGCTGATGATCCTGTCGCTGATCAGCGCGCTTGAGAACATGCCGAAGGATGCCATTCCGGCTGCTCGCGTGCTCGGTGCGAACTGGTTCCAGGTCTTCTGGAAAGTCATCCTGCCGCTCACCAAGGAAGGCCTCGTCGTCGGCGGCACGCTGGTCTTCACCGGCTCGCTGACGGCCTATATCACGCCGGCCATCCTCGGTGGCTCCAAAGTGCTGATGCTGGAAACGCTGCTGTATCAGCAGGTCTCGGTCGCCAATAATTTCATCTCGGCAAGCGTCATCGCCTTCATCCTGATCGTCATGAGCTTTGCCGCCAATATCCTGCTGAAACGGCTTGCTACTGCGAGGAACGGCCGATGA
- a CDS encoding ABC transporter ATP-binding protein translates to MSDAYLQLDKLTLAYGDTVAVRDLDLSIAKGELVALLGPSGCGKTTTMRAIAGLLNPASGRINLDGAEITRVSANKRAVGLVFQSYALFPHLTVYENVAFGLRLKGLRGQDLDAKVNAGLKSVGLAKFSGRKPGELSGGQQQRVALARSMVMEPKVLLLDEPLSNLDARLRLEMRAELQRVQKETGVTMIFVTHDQAEALALADRIIVMLNGGIEQIGTPEDIYNKPVSSFVADFVGFENVFALKDGKLATPNGAVALSDAAPEGAAGLAWRPRAVVLGSGPFQGTVRGTSFAGNSREYLLDSALGPIKAEVDAALPQHELNSTIAFDLPVAISASLKRFG, encoded by the coding sequence ATGTCTGATGCCTACCTTCAACTCGACAAGCTGACACTCGCCTATGGCGATACGGTCGCGGTGAGGGACCTCGATCTGTCGATCGCCAAAGGCGAGCTGGTAGCCCTTCTCGGCCCCTCCGGCTGTGGCAAGACGACGACCATGCGCGCCATTGCCGGCCTGCTGAACCCGGCCTCCGGCCGCATCAATCTCGATGGCGCTGAGATCACCCGCGTCTCCGCAAACAAGCGCGCTGTCGGCCTCGTCTTCCAGTCCTACGCGCTTTTCCCGCATCTGACGGTCTATGAAAACGTCGCCTTCGGCCTGCGCCTGAAGGGCCTTCGCGGCCAGGATCTGGATGCCAAGGTCAATGCTGGCCTCAAGTCCGTCGGGCTTGCGAAATTCTCCGGCCGCAAGCCGGGCGAACTTTCGGGCGGCCAGCAGCAGCGCGTCGCACTCGCCCGTTCCATGGTCATGGAACCGAAGGTGTTGCTGCTCGACGAGCCGCTTTCCAATCTCGACGCCCGCCTGCGTCTTGAGATGCGCGCCGAGCTGCAGCGCGTCCAGAAGGAAACCGGCGTGACGATGATCTTCGTCACCCACGACCAGGCGGAGGCCCTTGCCCTTGCCGACCGCATCATCGTCATGCTGAACGGCGGCATCGAGCAGATCGGCACTCCCGAGGACATCTACAACAAACCTGTTTCCTCCTTCGTGGCCGATTTCGTCGGCTTCGAAAACGTCTTTGCTCTGAAGGACGGAAAACTCGCGACGCCGAACGGCGCTGTCGCGCTTTCCGACGCAGCGCCTGAAGGTGCGGCGGGCCTGGCCTGGCGGCCGCGCGCGGTGGTTCTTGGTTCTGGTCCTTTCCAAGGCACCGTGCGCGGCACTTCTTTCGCCGGCAACAGCCGCGAATATCTGCTGGACAGCGCGCTCGGTCCGATCAAGGCGGAAGTGGACGCCGCCCTGCCGCAACACGAACTCAACAGTACGATCGCCTTCGACCTGCCGGTCGCAATTTCCGCAAGCCTCAAGCGTTTCGGGTGA
- a CDS encoding LacI family DNA-binding transcriptional regulator has product MASQRPGPNLSRIATSLGVSVATVSNALSGKGRVSDALIERIRAHAAELGYVPSQAGRALRTGRSGVLGLVLPDIANPLFPKIAQAIEYAASAAGYGVLIADSRGDITAQTEAINRLVERGVDGMVVVPRRATRISAASCPVAVIDTASTPGNTVAADHWQGGKEIAAHLASLGHKQILIIGNNHESNVQNDRAGGIRAGLQPGMRSETLWIERLENETGADCRLGLAAKAHQGFTAFAALSDLQALRALTELQQEGISVPADVSVTGFDDLIWSPVVTPSLTTVRMDMDTIAEIAVSALVDRINESGTREGVLVTAETERVPMQLIIRQSSGLANPAPKTSEMENL; this is encoded by the coding sequence ATGGCTTCACAACGCCCGGGACCCAATCTCAGCAGGATAGCGACGTCGCTCGGTGTCTCCGTTGCCACGGTCTCCAATGCGCTCTCCGGCAAAGGCCGTGTTTCCGACGCCCTAATCGAAAGAATTCGCGCGCATGCTGCCGAACTCGGCTATGTGCCGAGCCAGGCCGGCCGGGCTCTGCGCACCGGCCGCAGCGGCGTGCTCGGCCTTGTCCTTCCTGACATTGCCAATCCTCTCTTTCCGAAGATCGCCCAGGCCATCGAATATGCTGCATCCGCAGCAGGCTATGGCGTGCTGATCGCCGACTCTCGCGGCGATATCACGGCGCAGACCGAAGCGATCAACCGGCTGGTGGAGCGTGGCGTCGACGGCATGGTGGTCGTGCCGCGCCGTGCCACCCGCATTTCCGCCGCAAGCTGCCCGGTGGCAGTGATCGATACCGCCTCCACGCCCGGCAATACGGTCGCCGCCGATCACTGGCAGGGTGGCAAGGAGATCGCCGCCCACCTTGCGAGCCTCGGCCACAAGCAGATCCTCATCATCGGCAACAATCACGAGTCCAATGTCCAGAACGACAGAGCCGGCGGCATCAGGGCCGGCCTGCAGCCCGGCATGCGCTCCGAAACGCTCTGGATCGAGCGGCTGGAGAACGAGACGGGTGCCGACTGCCGGCTGGGCCTTGCAGCAAAGGCGCATCAGGGCTTCACCGCCTTTGCCGCCCTTTCCGACTTGCAGGCGCTGCGCGCGCTGACCGAACTGCAGCAGGAGGGCATCAGCGTGCCCGCCGATGTCAGCGTCACCGGCTTCGATGATCTCATCTGGTCGCCTGTCGTCACCCCCTCGCTGACAACGGTGAGGATGGACATGGATACCATTGCCGAAATCGCCGTCTCGGCACTGGTCGACAGAATAAACGAAAGCGGCACCCGAGAGGGCGTGCTGGTTACGGCGGAGACCGAACGCGTGCCCATGCAACTCATCATCCGCCAGTCATCCGGGCTCGCGAACCCGGCACCAAAAACCTCAGAGATGGAGAACTTGTAG
- a CDS encoding tripartite tricarboxylate transporter TctB family protein has protein sequence MKSLSFDTTNVICGALLAATGVFFAYQSLNLDIGTALRMGPGYFPLVLSGILVLLGLIILVQAVRVQGEPIEPLAWRGMLFILPAPIFFGLTVRGLGFAPAIFLTCFIACFASTRMNVLMAVGLSLVLTVFSVAVFSYGLGLPFERFGPWVRF, from the coding sequence ATGAAATCTCTTAGCTTCGACACCACCAATGTCATCTGCGGCGCCTTGCTCGCTGCAACTGGCGTCTTTTTCGCCTATCAGTCGCTGAACCTTGATATCGGTACGGCGCTGCGTATGGGCCCCGGTTACTTTCCGCTCGTCCTGTCAGGCATCCTCGTCCTGCTTGGTCTCATCATTCTCGTTCAGGCCGTGCGGGTTCAGGGTGAACCGATCGAACCGCTCGCTTGGCGCGGCATGCTCTTCATCCTGCCGGCGCCGATTTTCTTCGGGCTGACGGTGCGTGGACTCGGTTTTGCGCCGGCAATCTTCCTGACGTGCTTCATCGCCTGCTTCGCCTCCACTCGCATGAACGTGCTGATGGCAGTTGGCCTTTCGCTGGTGCTGACGGTCTTTTCGGTGGCGGTGTTCAGCTACGGGCTCGGGCTGCCGTTCGAACGCTTCGGCCCCTGGGTTCGGTTCTAG
- a CDS encoding M20 aminoacylase family protein yields MSIPARISNDLPFLTSVRRDLHAHPELGFEEERTSDIVAKLLDEAGIQVHRGLGGTGVVGTLQIGNGTRRIGLRADMDALAMPETADRPYKSSVPGKMHACGHDGHTVMLLGAARYLAETRSFSGTVHFIFQPAEEGRGGAKRMVEEGLFKQFPCDAVYGLHNMPGLAVDEIAVVKGPQLASSDSWRVTFRGVGTHGAKPHLGRDPITAAATFLSSLQTIVGRVVDPLQPAVVSACSLQAGNPKALNVIPDIVEIGGTARAYSPEVRDQLEAEIGRLAQGTAAMFGISVDYEFERRIPPVVNDADATVRALGAAQAVFGEKVRTSFPPSTAGDDFAFFGQNAPGCYVWLGNGPAVDGALHHNTAYDFNDEALGYGAAYWVSLVERELKAEA; encoded by the coding sequence ATGAGCATTCCCGCCCGGATCAGCAACGATCTGCCCTTTCTAACCTCTGTCCGTCGCGATTTGCATGCCCACCCCGAACTCGGCTTCGAGGAGGAGCGTACCAGCGATATCGTCGCGAAACTGCTGGATGAGGCGGGTATCCAGGTGCACCGCGGCCTTGGCGGCACCGGTGTCGTCGGAACGCTGCAGATCGGCAATGGTACGCGCAGGATTGGGCTGAGGGCAGATATGGACGCGCTCGCCATGCCGGAAACGGCGGATCGCCCTTACAAGTCGAGCGTGCCGGGCAAAATGCATGCTTGCGGCCATGACGGGCATACGGTGATGTTGCTCGGCGCGGCACGCTATCTGGCTGAAACGCGCAGTTTTTCCGGCACTGTGCATTTCATCTTCCAGCCGGCCGAAGAGGGCCGTGGCGGTGCAAAGCGCATGGTGGAGGAGGGACTGTTCAAGCAGTTTCCCTGCGATGCCGTCTATGGGTTGCACAATATGCCCGGGCTTGCCGTGGATGAGATCGCGGTCGTCAAGGGGCCGCAGCTTGCGTCTTCGGATAGCTGGCGGGTCACCTTCCGGGGTGTTGGTACGCATGGCGCAAAGCCGCATCTCGGCCGCGATCCCATCACAGCTGCGGCCACTTTCCTTTCGTCTCTGCAGACCATCGTCGGGCGCGTCGTCGATCCCCTTCAGCCGGCCGTCGTCAGCGCCTGTTCACTCCAAGCCGGCAATCCGAAGGCATTGAACGTCATCCCCGATATTGTCGAGATCGGAGGAACGGCGCGGGCCTATTCGCCTGAGGTGCGCGACCAACTTGAAGCCGAAATCGGGCGTCTGGCGCAGGGAACCGCCGCCATGTTCGGCATTTCGGTCGATTATGAATTCGAACGCCGCATTCCGCCCGTCGTCAATGACGCGGATGCGACCGTGCGGGCGCTGGGTGCCGCACAGGCGGTGTTCGGTGAAAAGGTGCGTACCAGCTTTCCGCCGTCGACTGCCGGGGATGATTTCGCTTTCTTCGGACAAAATGCGCCCGGCTGTTATGTCTGGCTCGGCAATGGCCCGGCTGTCGATGGAGCGCTGCATCACAACACCGCCTACGACTTCAATGACGAGGCGCTGGGCTATGGCGCGGCCTATTGGGTGTCGCTGGTAGAGCGGGAGCTCAAGGCTGAGGCGTAG
- a CDS encoding nucleoside hydrolase → MGVWIDTDMGFDDIAAIMVVTNAELDIDGVSLVFGNAPLPQVRTNAAGAAKAFGWKFPIHTGRDMPVLGRLETAQAILGESGIPTTGKHLPPAPILPDSDAFVALCRWLELEGPHRVLALGPLTNIAALALARPDLAARITELVWMGGGVTSGNHTASAEFNALADPEALAIVIAHKLPLHMVDLDLCRKVLAKPEDADPIRTAGGANAELIADMFAGYIRIGTSRGRPAMAIYDPSAAVAFVAPQVVSFRPARIDVELQGQHTRGRTVVETRATHATFNAQFAADIDADMARVIILAALVNEARK, encoded by the coding sequence ATGGGCGTCTGGATCGACACAGACATGGGGTTCGACGATATCGCCGCCATCATGGTGGTGACGAACGCGGAACTCGACATCGACGGCGTCTCTCTGGTTTTCGGCAATGCGCCGTTGCCGCAGGTGCGCACCAATGCGGCGGGCGCTGCCAAGGCCTTCGGTTGGAAATTTCCGATCCATACCGGTCGCGACATGCCCGTCCTCGGCAGGCTAGAGACTGCCCAGGCGATCCTGGGCGAAAGCGGCATTCCGACAACCGGCAAACATCTGCCACCGGCCCCGATCCTGCCGGATAGTGATGCCTTCGTCGCGCTTTGCCGCTGGCTGGAACTGGAAGGCCCGCACCGCGTTCTGGCGCTTGGACCGCTGACGAATATCGCCGCACTCGCGCTCGCCCGGCCCGATCTTGCCGCCCGCATCACCGAACTCGTCTGGATGGGCGGCGGTGTCACCTCCGGCAATCATACGGCTTCCGCAGAATTCAACGCACTCGCCGATCCCGAGGCGCTGGCGATCGTCATCGCCCACAAGCTGCCGCTGCACATGGTCGATCTCGATCTCTGCCGCAAGGTTCTTGCAAAGCCCGAGGACGCCGATCCGATCCGCACTGCCGGCGGCGCCAATGCCGAGTTGATCGCCGACATGTTTGCCGGTTATATCCGCATCGGCACCAGCCGCGGTCGTCCTGCCATGGCGATCTATGATCCTTCGGCTGCCGTCGCCTTCGTCGCTCCGCAAGTGGTGAGCTTCCGCCCTGCCCGCATCGACGTGGAATTGCAGGGGCAGCATACGCGCGGGCGCACGGTCGTTGAAACCCGCGCCACCCATGCAACGTTTAATGCACAGTTCGCTGCCGACATCGATGCCGACATGGCGCGTGTCATCATTCTCGCCGCTCTGGTCAACGAGGCTCGCAAATGA
- a CDS encoding tripartite tricarboxylate transporter permease, whose translation MELFSNLALGFYTAASPENLFFCLIGVLLGTLIGVLPGIGATATIAMLLPITFQLEPVSSLIMLAGIYYGAQYGGSTTAILINMPGESSSAVTAIDGYQMARRGRAGAALAIAALGSFFAGSVSTFLVAVFAPPLTAIALQFGSAEYFSLMIVGLVSSIALAHGSVVKALAMVALGLLLGLVGTDIYTGTPRFTLGIREYADGLNFVALAVGVFGIAEILRNLEGEKTRTVLMAKVSGLLPSREEFKEMIAPVIRGTVIGSALGILPGGGAILASFASYTVEKRVSKKPEEFGHGAVAGVAGPESANNAGAQTSFIPLLTLGIPANPVMALMVGAMIIQGIVPGPNVATEQPALFWGIIASMWIGNLMLVILNLPLIGLWVKLLTVPYYVLFPVIMAFCSIGVYSVNSNVYDLYAVAFFGLIGYVLAKLRCEPAPLLLGFVLGPLLEENLRRAMILSRGDATTFITRPISATLLAIAVAVLIIVFLPSVKRKREEVFVEEA comes from the coding sequence ATGGAACTTTTCAGCAATCTCGCGCTCGGTTTTTATACGGCAGCAAGCCCGGAAAACCTGTTCTTCTGCCTAATCGGCGTGTTGCTTGGCACGTTGATTGGCGTGCTGCCCGGTATCGGTGCCACGGCGACGATCGCCATGCTGCTGCCGATCACTTTCCAGCTTGAGCCGGTCTCCTCGCTCATCATGTTGGCCGGCATCTACTACGGCGCCCAGTACGGCGGCTCGACGACAGCGATCCTCATCAATATGCCCGGCGAATCCTCATCAGCCGTGACAGCCATCGACGGCTATCAGATGGCACGGCGGGGCAGGGCGGGCGCGGCCCTTGCAATTGCCGCACTCGGCTCCTTCTTCGCCGGGTCGGTCTCGACCTTCCTCGTGGCGGTCTTCGCGCCGCCATTGACGGCAATCGCGCTGCAGTTCGGTTCGGCGGAATATTTCTCGCTGATGATCGTCGGTCTCGTCTCTTCCATCGCGCTGGCTCATGGCTCGGTCGTCAAGGCACTGGCCATGGTGGCCCTCGGGCTGCTGCTCGGTCTCGTCGGCACGGATATCTATACCGGCACGCCGCGCTTCACGCTCGGCATTCGTGAATATGCCGACGGGCTGAATTTTGTGGCGCTTGCCGTCGGTGTCTTCGGCATTGCGGAAATTCTGCGCAATCTGGAGGGCGAGAAGACTCGTACCGTGCTGATGGCGAAGGTTTCGGGGCTCCTGCCGTCAAGGGAAGAGTTCAAGGAGATGATCGCCCCGGTCATTCGTGGCACGGTCATTGGCTCGGCGCTCGGCATCCTGCCAGGCGGTGGAGCGATCCTTGCCTCCTTTGCCTCCTATACGGTGGAAAAGCGTGTCTCGAAGAAGCCGGAAGAGTTCGGTCATGGCGCTGTTGCCGGTGTTGCCGGACCGGAATCGGCCAACAATGCCGGGGCACAGACCTCGTTCATTCCGCTGCTGACGCTCGGTATTCCTGCAAACCCTGTCATGGCGCTGATGGTCGGTGCTATGATCATCCAGGGCATTGTACCGGGACCGAACGTGGCGACGGAGCAGCCGGCGCTTTTCTGGGGCATCATCGCCTCCATGTGGATCGGCAACCTGATGCTCGTCATCCTCAACCTGCCGCTGATCGGCCTGTGGGTGAAGCTGCTGACGGTGCCGTACTACGTGCTCTTCCCGGTGATCATGGCCTTCTGCTCGATCGGGGTCTATAGCGTCAACTCCAACGTCTATGACCTCTACGCCGTCGCCTTCTTCGGCCTGATCGGCTATGTGCTGGCGAAGCTCCGCTGCGAACCGGCGCCGCTGTTGCTCGGCTTCGTGCTTGGGCCGCTGCTGGAGGAAAATCTGCGGCGCGCCATGATCCTGTCGCGCGGCGACGCCACGACCTTCATCACACGGCCGATCAGTGCTACGCTGCTCGCGATCGCTGTTGCGGTGTTGATCATCGTCTTCCTGCCGAGCGTCAAGCGCAAGCGCGAAGAGGTCTTCGTCGAAGAGGCCTAG
- a CDS encoding ABC transporter permease — MSIRLLSPVVLFLLLIFLIGPFLIIIAASLSAGDTLAFPPQGLSLRWVAKVFTIDSFRESFAMSMFLAVFGTLAALFLGIPAAYALSRYRLPGAETVRTIVSLPIIVPGIIVGLALLRYLVVPFGFNITLALFFAHTALVLPYTVRVVSASLGNLRSDIEEAAILLGSSRLGAFFRVVMPNIRGGILAAFILGFVTSFNQVPVSLFLSGPGVRTLPIDMLGYMETTYDPSVAALSALLAFLSIGIVFLAERFLGFSRYV, encoded by the coding sequence ATGAGCATCCGTCTCCTGTCACCCGTCGTGCTCTTCCTGCTGCTGATCTTCCTGATCGGCCCCTTCCTGATCATCATCGCCGCTTCGCTTTCGGCCGGCGACACGCTGGCCTTCCCCCCGCAGGGCCTGTCGCTGCGCTGGGTCGCCAAGGTCTTCACCATCGATAGCTTCCGCGAGAGCTTCGCCATGTCGATGTTCCTTGCGGTCTTCGGCACGCTTGCAGCTCTTTTCCTCGGCATCCCCGCCGCCTATGCCCTGTCGCGCTATCGTCTGCCGGGCGCAGAGACGGTAAGAACCATCGTCTCACTGCCGATCATTGTGCCTGGCATCATTGTCGGTCTGGCGCTGCTGCGTTACCTGGTCGTGCCCTTCGGCTTCAACATCACGTTGGCGCTCTTCTTCGCCCATACGGCGCTGGTGCTGCCCTATACGGTGCGTGTTGTGTCCGCAAGCCTTGGCAACCTGCGCTCGGATATCGAGGAAGCCGCCATATTGCTCGGTTCCTCGCGGCTCGGCGCCTTCTTCCGCGTGGTCATGCCAAATATCCGCGGCGGCATTCTCGCCGCCTTCATCCTCGGCTTTGTCACCAGCTTCAATCAGGTGCCGGTCTCGCTCTTCCTCTCCGGCCCTGGCGTCCGCACCCTGCCGATCGACATGCTGGGCTATATGGAGACCACCTACGACCCCTCCGTTGCCGCGCTCTCGGCGCTGCTCGCCTTCCTTTCGATCGGCATCGTCTTCCTCGCCGAACGCTTCCTAGGATTCTCTCGCTATGTCTGA